A single Nitrosospira multiformis ATCC 25196 DNA region contains:
- a CDS encoding arsenate reductase family protein yields MTDKITIYQKPTCSKCRATLALLKESGEEFEAVNYYDARLTVERLHELIDKLGIPIMDVLRREESLAHDLKLVERHRMGELSDEELMKIMVENPDLIQRPIVVRGNQAVLCRPPENVTKLL; encoded by the coding sequence ATGACCGACAAGATCACCATTTATCAGAAACCGACGTGCAGCAAATGCCGGGCTACGCTCGCTCTGCTGAAAGAAAGCGGGGAAGAGTTCGAGGCAGTCAACTATTATGACGCACGGCTGACCGTTGAACGGCTGCATGAACTGATTGACAAGCTTGGTATTCCGATAATGGATGTATTGCGTCGCGAGGAATCGCTCGCACACGACCTCAAGCTTGTCGAGCGACACCGGATGGGGGAGTTATCCGATGAGGAATTGATGAAAATCATGGTGGAGAATCCGGATCTGATCCAGCGTCCCATCGTTGTAAGAGGCAATCAGGCGGTGCTATGCCGTCCCCCGGAGAATGTAACGAAGTTGTTGTAA
- a CDS encoding NAD(P) transhydrogenase subunit alpha has protein sequence MIGEIDPTIINLTVFVLAVFVGYHVVWNVTPALHTPLMSVTNAISGIILVGAMLAAGPAETDWGVWLGAAAVTLAAINVFGGFLVTQRMLEMFRKKDKKGS, from the coding sequence ATGATTGGTGAAATTGACCCGACCATTATTAATCTCACCGTATTCGTGCTGGCCGTGTTCGTGGGTTATCACGTAGTCTGGAATGTGACCCCGGCCCTGCACACGCCATTGATGTCGGTGACCAACGCGATTTCCGGCATTATTCTCGTCGGCGCCATGCTCGCCGCGGGGCCGGCGGAAACCGACTGGGGCGTATGGCTGGGGGCTGCCGCGGTAACCCTGGCCGCGATCAATGTATTCGGGGGATTTCTCGTTACCCAGCGGATGCTGGAAATGTTCAGAAAAAAAGATAAAAAAGGAAGCTAG
- a CDS encoding LodA/GoxA family CTQ-dependent oxidase → MIRSHRYPLHNRRKGSDRMKTVARIYPAVGIAHIGNSEKTYFLAPESPGIVPAEPNRDNSGKIKPKPRDSGPINSFGMISARKPSTARSLGMKKQRLDLW, encoded by the coding sequence ATGATTCGAAGTCACCGATATCCGCTCCACAATCGACGGAAAGGAAGCGACCGAATGAAAACGGTCGCTCGCATTTATCCGGCAGTAGGAATTGCCCACATAGGAAACAGCGAGAAGACGTATTTTCTGGCTCCCGAATCTCCCGGAATCGTTCCCGCCGAACCCAATCGCGACAATTCCGGAAAAATAAAGCCAAAGCCCCGCGATTCCGGACCTATAAATTCATTCGGCATGATTTCGGCAAGGAAACCATCGACAGCGAGATCGTTGGGAATGAAAAAACAACGATTAGATCTGTGGTAG
- a CDS encoding sigma 54-interacting transcriptional regulator: MSDAKPRILIVDDDTDLLELLTMRLTAAGYKVDAVPSAEAALNYLDVSRPQLVISDMQMSGMDGMALFEQIHRSLPTLPVIILTAHGTIPDAVTAVQRGVFGYLAKPFDSKTLLANISQALKFVPGAVSQKELSQAPWRKNIITQSAVMEDLLTRAGLVAEGDASVLIYGESGVGKELFAHAIHDASKRSDHPFVAINCAAIPEQLLESELFGHVKGAFTGAVRDHKGLFQLAEGGTLFLDEIGDMPVLLQVKLLRVLQERQVRPVGSAQSIPVDVRIISATHRDLKTEIAAGTFREDLYYRLDVVSLTIPVLAQRREDIPLLVNYFLSTFSEKYQKNINGFSPEAMETLVAASWPGNVRQLMNVVERCVALSTAPLISPVLVYDAMHREEEQLVSFEDARRSFERDYLVRVLKITGGNVTQAARLAKRNRTEFYKLLQRYQLDPSVFKQAQV; this comes from the coding sequence ATGTCCGATGCAAAACCCAGAATTCTGATCGTTGACGACGACACCGATCTGCTTGAGCTGCTGACCATGCGCCTTACAGCGGCGGGATACAAAGTGGACGCCGTTCCAAGCGCAGAGGCGGCGCTGAACTATCTGGACGTGTCCCGTCCGCAACTGGTCATCAGCGATATGCAGATGAGCGGCATGGACGGCATGGCATTATTTGAACAAATCCATCGCTCCTTGCCGACCTTGCCGGTGATCATACTCACGGCGCACGGAACGATCCCCGATGCCGTCACGGCTGTCCAGCGAGGGGTATTCGGCTATCTTGCCAAACCTTTTGACAGCAAGACGTTGCTGGCAAATATCAGTCAGGCGCTCAAGTTCGTTCCGGGCGCCGTATCGCAGAAGGAACTGTCGCAGGCACCGTGGCGCAAGAATATCATCACTCAGAGCGCCGTCATGGAGGATCTTCTTACCCGGGCGGGACTGGTTGCGGAAGGTGACGCCAGCGTGCTGATCTATGGAGAAAGCGGAGTGGGCAAGGAGCTGTTCGCGCATGCCATACATGATGCATCCAAACGATCCGATCATCCGTTCGTGGCGATCAATTGCGCCGCCATTCCGGAACAGTTGCTGGAATCCGAGCTGTTCGGGCATGTCAAAGGGGCATTTACCGGGGCTGTCAGGGATCACAAGGGTTTATTCCAGCTGGCCGAGGGGGGCACTCTCTTTCTCGACGAAATCGGCGATATGCCGGTTTTGCTTCAGGTCAAGCTGTTGCGTGTTCTCCAGGAAAGGCAGGTTCGACCGGTTGGGTCGGCACAATCGATTCCGGTGGATGTGCGTATTATTTCGGCTACTCACCGCGATCTGAAAACGGAAATCGCTGCTGGAACATTTCGGGAAGACCTGTATTACAGACTGGACGTGGTGTCCCTTACCATCCCGGTTCTGGCGCAAAGGCGCGAAGATATTCCTTTACTGGTAAATTACTTCCTCAGCACATTTTCAGAGAAATACCAGAAAAATATCAATGGCTTCTCTCCCGAGGCCATGGAAACACTGGTTGCCGCGTCCTGGCCCGGCAATGTGCGCCAACTCATGAACGTCGTCGAGAGATGCGTTGCATTGAGTACTGCGCCCCTTATTTCGCCCGTGCTGGTCTACGATGCGATGCACCGGGAAGAAGAGCAACTCGTGTCTTTCGAGGATGCCCGCAGAAGTTTTGAACGGGATTATCTGGTGCGCGTACTTAAAATCACCGGAGGAAACGTCACCCAGGCAGCCCGCCTCGCCAAGCGCAACCGCACGGAGTTCTACAAGCTGCTGCAGCGATACCAGCTCGATCCATCTGTCTTCAAGCAGGCGCAGGTTTGA
- a CDS encoding Re/Si-specific NAD(P)(+) transhydrogenase subunit alpha, with protein MHIGIPAETRGGETRVAATPETVKKFTAKGLHVVLVQSGAGAGASIADEEYQAAGASIVTDPGELYGQSQIVLKVRAPEASELALMRKDAVLVGLLSPHQAEGIEVLAAHGITAFSMEKLPRISRAQSMDVLSSQANIAGYKAVIMAANIYQKFFPMLMTAAGTVKAARVLVLGAGVAGLQAIATAKRLGAVIEAFDVRPAAKEQVESLGAKFVEVALSDEEKAQAETAGGYAREMSEDYKRRQGELVHQRASAADIIITTALIPGRPAPVLIREETVQAMKPGSVIVDLAVEAGGNCPLSELNKVVVKHGVHLVGIANLPGLVAADSSALYARNLMNFVNLMLDAKTGELNINREDEIIAGTLVCANGEVIGKT; from the coding sequence ATGCATATAGGAATACCGGCAGAGACCCGTGGGGGAGAAACCCGGGTTGCCGCCACGCCGGAGACGGTCAAGAAATTTACCGCCAAAGGTTTGCATGTCGTTCTGGTGCAGTCGGGCGCGGGTGCGGGCGCGAGCATAGCGGATGAGGAATACCAGGCTGCCGGCGCAAGTATCGTGACCGATCCCGGCGAACTGTATGGGCAATCTCAGATCGTGCTCAAGGTGCGGGCCCCCGAAGCGTCTGAACTCGCATTGATGCGCAAGGATGCCGTATTGGTTGGACTGCTTTCTCCACATCAGGCCGAGGGTATCGAAGTGCTTGCCGCTCACGGTATAACCGCTTTTTCGATGGAGAAACTGCCGCGTATTTCGCGTGCCCAGAGCATGGATGTGCTGTCGTCACAGGCCAACATCGCCGGATACAAGGCGGTGATCATGGCAGCCAATATCTACCAGAAATTTTTCCCCATGCTGATGACAGCGGCGGGTACGGTAAAGGCGGCGAGAGTACTGGTTCTGGGCGCAGGAGTGGCGGGATTGCAGGCCATTGCCACCGCCAAACGGCTGGGGGCGGTAATCGAAGCATTCGATGTGCGCCCGGCAGCCAAGGAACAGGTGGAAAGCCTGGGCGCCAAGTTTGTCGAGGTTGCGCTCAGCGACGAGGAAAAGGCGCAAGCGGAAACCGCAGGTGGATACGCGCGGGAAATGTCGGAGGATTACAAACGCCGCCAGGGCGAACTGGTGCACCAGCGCGCCTCTGCAGCCGACATCATCATTACGACGGCGCTGATTCCCGGCCGTCCGGCCCCCGTGCTGATCCGGGAAGAAACGGTGCAGGCGATGAAACCGGGTTCCGTCATTGTCGACCTGGCGGTTGAAGCCGGTGGCAACTGTCCCTTGTCTGAATTGAACAAGGTCGTCGTGAAACATGGCGTGCATCTCGTCGGCATTGCCAATCTGCCCGGACTGGTAGCCGCCGATTCCAGCGCCCTGTATGCGCGCAACCTGATGAATTTCGTGAACCTGATGCTCGATGCAAAGACAGGCGAACTCAACATAAATCGTGAAGACGAAATCATCGCCGGAACCTTGGTATGCGCCAACGGGGAAGTCATCGGGAAAACCTGA
- a CDS encoding dienelactone hydrolase family protein, giving the protein MSAIKGFSEELFTADGHTFPIFRKGGGYGVILLHELPGLTSETVEFAEWLVDRGFHVVMPLLFGSPLQPVVRGLLQAPFICIRREFNTLATGKSSTITLPLRTLCRKIHAECGGPGVGAIGMCYTGGFVLAMMLEASLLAPVAAQPSLPLCQPEGLDVEPEALSFASARRDTMSLLGLRFEDDALCPASRFNRLEASLQPAPASPVPRFHSVTVPGKAHSTLTLDYPAALKGGVDTREVVLQHLRKQLLGSSQPGYSTQPT; this is encoded by the coding sequence GTGAGCGCAATCAAGGGTTTTTCTGAAGAACTGTTCACTGCGGACGGTCATACATTCCCCATTTTCCGGAAAGGTGGAGGGTACGGTGTCATCCTTCTGCACGAACTGCCGGGCCTTACTTCGGAGACTGTGGAGTTTGCGGAATGGCTGGTAGATCGGGGATTTCACGTCGTCATGCCACTTCTGTTCGGCAGCCCGCTCCAGCCTGTGGTGCGGGGCCTGCTGCAAGCGCCTTTCATATGCATACGGAGGGAATTCAACACGCTGGCGACCGGTAAATCGAGCACTATCACCCTGCCGCTTCGGACTTTGTGCCGAAAAATACACGCCGAGTGCGGTGGCCCGGGTGTGGGCGCCATTGGCATGTGTTACACAGGCGGATTCGTTTTGGCCATGATGCTTGAAGCCTCACTCCTCGCACCCGTCGCCGCGCAGCCGAGTTTGCCGCTCTGTCAGCCCGAAGGGCTCGATGTCGAACCCGAAGCGCTGTCCTTCGCATCCGCCCGCAGGGATACGATGTCGTTACTCGGACTTCGTTTCGAGGACGATGCGCTTTGCCCCGCGAGCCGATTCAACCGACTGGAAGCTTCACTTCAACCTGCGCCAGCGTCACCTGTTCCGCGCTTTCACTCTGTTACGGTACCGGGGAAAGCGCATTCCACTCTCACGCTGGATTATCCGGCAGCACTCAAAGGTGGAGTCGATACACGTGAAGTTGTGCTTCAGCATTTGCGCAAACAATTGCTTGGTTCCTCCCAGCCCGGATATTCCACCCAACCGACCTGA
- the ald gene encoding alanine dehydrogenase gives MLIGLPKETKDHENRVGMTPSNVKGLTRRGHRVLVQSGAGEGSFLSDDEYRLAGATIVPRAEDAWAAQLVVKVKEPTPAEYGYLHRDMMLFTYLHLASDRPLVEALLSSGVTAVAYETVQTADGKLPLLAPMSEVAGRMATQIGATYLQKTQGGRGVLMGGVPGVAAANVAILGAGIVGTNAARVAAGCGAQVTVLDVSHDRLKYLDDIYRGQLQTRFSDEYNIEEAVYDADLVIGAVLIPGGRTPWLVTTDMLPKMRRGSVIVDVAVDQGGCIETSRPTTHSNPTYEIDGVVHYCVANMPSAVPRTSTFALSIQTAIYVVQLADEGVNAVRKNPALKFGMNTHRGAVTYPAIAQEFDMQYVDPLQALGNA, from the coding sequence ATGCTGATCGGATTGCCCAAAGAAACGAAAGACCATGAAAACAGAGTAGGCATGACTCCGAGCAATGTCAAAGGGTTGACGCGACGTGGTCACCGCGTGCTGGTACAAAGCGGAGCAGGAGAAGGAAGTTTTCTTTCGGACGACGAATATCGCTTGGCAGGGGCTACGATTGTCCCCCGGGCGGAAGATGCGTGGGCAGCGCAGCTCGTGGTCAAGGTCAAGGAACCGACTCCTGCGGAATACGGTTACCTGCATCGGGACATGATGCTTTTCACTTATCTTCATCTGGCCTCGGACCGCCCTCTTGTCGAGGCTTTGCTCTCGAGCGGGGTTACAGCTGTGGCTTACGAAACGGTGCAAACCGCAGATGGGAAATTGCCACTGCTGGCGCCCATGAGCGAGGTGGCAGGACGCATGGCTACTCAAATCGGGGCGACCTATCTGCAAAAAACACAAGGGGGGCGAGGCGTGTTGATGGGAGGTGTCCCTGGTGTGGCCGCGGCCAACGTCGCCATTCTCGGCGCGGGCATCGTGGGAACGAACGCCGCCCGTGTGGCTGCGGGATGTGGCGCTCAGGTCACCGTGCTGGATGTGAGCCACGACCGTCTGAAATACCTGGATGACATATATCGGGGGCAATTGCAGACGCGCTTCAGCGATGAATACAATATCGAGGAAGCGGTCTACGACGCCGATCTTGTCATCGGTGCGGTTTTGATCCCGGGGGGACGAACTCCCTGGCTGGTAACGACGGATATGTTGCCGAAAATGCGAAGAGGATCGGTCATCGTCGATGTGGCGGTGGATCAGGGGGGATGCATTGAAACAAGCCGACCTACTACTCATAGCAATCCAACCTATGAGATCGACGGAGTGGTGCATTATTGTGTTGCGAACATGCCGAGCGCCGTTCCTCGTACCAGTACCTTTGCGCTGAGTATTCAGACGGCGATCTACGTCGTGCAGCTGGCGGATGAAGGTGTGAATGCGGTCAGAAAAAATCCGGCATTGAAATTCGGAATGAACACGCATCGCGGAGCGGTCACTTATCCCGCTATTGCACAGGAATTTGATATGCAATATGTCGATCCCTTGCAGGCATTGGGTAATGCCTGA
- a CDS encoding dihydrolipoamide acyltransferase, translated as MVRIRELGLVPPIAALMFLTACVAVESVESPQAVEPAPTELVVTGQMDDMMEFYDSIRRQSPAEVSRVYDKAKQSFMRNKSDTNRARLVLLLILPNTSFRDVTSAMHLLNEWPKDSKSANNLQSFKNLLIGLLAEQQRLNHSIEELSQKLKDEQKRVETLQSQIDAIKSMEKNLLKELEL; from the coding sequence ATGGTGCGCATACGAGAACTCGGGCTGGTTCCGCCGATAGCGGCGTTGATGTTTCTGACCGCGTGCGTAGCCGTTGAAAGCGTTGAAAGCCCGCAGGCCGTCGAGCCCGCGCCGACCGAACTGGTTGTGACCGGACAAATGGATGATATGATGGAGTTTTACGATTCCATCCGCAGGCAGTCGCCGGCAGAGGTGAGCCGGGTATACGACAAGGCGAAACAGAGCTTCATGCGGAACAAAAGCGATACCAACCGGGCCCGCCTGGTATTGCTTCTCATCCTGCCGAATACGTCCTTTCGAGATGTTACCTCTGCAATGCATCTGCTCAACGAATGGCCGAAGGACTCGAAATCGGCAAATAATTTGCAGAGTTTCAAAAACCTGCTGATCGGTCTGCTTGCGGAGCAACAACGGCTGAATCACAGCATCGAGGAGCTTTCGCAGAAACTGAAAGATGAGCAGAAGCGTGTAGAAACCCTGCAGAGTCAGATCGATGCCATAAAAAGCATGGAAAAGAATCTGCTTAAAGAATTGGAATTGTAA
- a CDS encoding NAD(P)(+) transhydrogenase (Re/Si-specific) subunit beta, whose amino-acid sequence MSANTVALAYLIASVFFILALKGLSSPLSARRGNLFGIVGMVIAVITTLTITKNWALIIVCIALGGAIGAVVARRVQMTAMPELVAFMHSLVGLAAVFIAIAAVNNPASFGLPETLPMGSKLELFLGTFIGAMTWSGSVIAFLKLSGRMSGAPITFGGQHKVNLALAIIMIGFGLGFFFSATTNWTAFAAMTAVAFVLGFLIIIPIGGADMPVVISMLNSYSGWAAAGIGFSLGNPMLIIAGSLVGSSGAILSYIMCKAMNRPFLSVILGGFGSEGGAAAAGDGTQKTYRSGSADDAAFIMGNADSVIIVPGYGLAVARAQHAVKELAEMLHKKGVNVRFAIHPVAGRMPGHMNVLLAEAEIPYEQVLEMDEINSDFSNTDVVLVLGANDVVNPAANVPGSPIYGMPILDAHKARTVMVVKRSMAAGYAGLDNDLFYMDKTMMIFGDAKKVVEDMVKAL is encoded by the coding sequence ATGTCGGCAAATACGGTCGCTCTCGCGTATCTTATCGCCTCGGTCTTCTTCATCCTGGCGTTAAAAGGTTTAAGCTCGCCGCTCTCCGCCCGACGCGGGAATCTGTTCGGGATCGTCGGAATGGTAATTGCGGTCATTACCACGCTTACCATCACCAAGAACTGGGCGTTGATCATTGTCTGCATCGCGCTGGGAGGGGCCATCGGCGCGGTGGTGGCCCGGCGTGTGCAGATGACCGCGATGCCCGAACTGGTTGCGTTCATGCACTCCCTCGTCGGTCTGGCGGCGGTATTCATCGCCATCGCCGCAGTCAATAATCCCGCTTCCTTTGGTTTGCCCGAGACATTGCCGATGGGCAGCAAGCTGGAATTGTTTCTTGGCACATTCATCGGGGCCATGACCTGGTCGGGTTCGGTGATCGCCTTCCTCAAATTGTCAGGCCGGATGAGTGGCGCACCCATCACTTTCGGCGGTCAGCATAAGGTCAATCTGGCCCTGGCGATCATCATGATTGGATTCGGCCTGGGGTTTTTCTTCAGCGCCACCACGAACTGGACTGCCTTCGCCGCCATGACCGCGGTTGCGTTCGTGCTCGGCTTTCTCATCATCATTCCGATTGGCGGCGCTGACATGCCCGTGGTCATTTCCATGCTCAATTCCTACTCCGGGTGGGCCGCAGCCGGTATCGGGTTCTCGCTTGGCAATCCCATGCTGATCATCGCGGGATCACTGGTGGGCAGTTCGGGTGCGATCCTGTCCTATATCATGTGCAAGGCGATGAACCGTCCCTTCCTCTCCGTCATACTGGGTGGGTTCGGAAGTGAGGGGGGGGCCGCCGCGGCAGGAGATGGGACGCAAAAGACCTATCGCAGCGGCAGTGCGGATGATGCTGCTTTCATCATGGGAAATGCCGATAGCGTCATCATCGTGCCGGGCTACGGCCTGGCTGTGGCCAGGGCGCAGCATGCGGTGAAGGAACTGGCGGAAATGCTGCACAAGAAAGGCGTGAACGTGCGTTTTGCCATCCATCCTGTTGCGGGGCGCATGCCGGGGCACATGAACGTGCTGCTCGCCGAAGCCGAGATACCGTATGAGCAGGTGCTGGAGATGGATGAGATCAACAGCGATTTTTCCAATACCGACGTGGTGCTTGTGCTTGGCGCAAACGACGTGGTGAATCCGGCGGCAAATGTGCCCGGTAGTCCGATCTACGGCATGCCCATTCTGGATGCGCATAAAGCGCGTACGGTAATGGTGGTCAAACGCAGCATGGCAGCGGGTTATGCTGGCCTGGACAACGATCTCTTCTACATGGACAAGACCATGATGATATTCGGGGATGCCAAGAAGGTCGTCGAGGATATGGTCAAGGCCTTGTAA
- the ybaL gene encoding YbaL family putative K(+) efflux transporter codes for MPHSFTLITTIAVSFGLALLMGVIANRLKLPVLVGYLTAGVIMSANTPGFVADMELSGQLAEIGVILLMFGVGLHFSLKDLLAVRRIALPGALVQISVATAFGAAVALSWGWNPAISIVYGVSLSTASTVVLLRALEQRGLLKSVNGSIAVGWLIVEDVAMVLVLVLLPPLADWLRSDVSGATTDVSGLSLLISVLFTFGKVAIFIALMLVVGRRVFPKLLWYVASTNSNELFILSVIAVAIGIAYGSAMLFGVSFALGAFFAGMVMRESDLSHRAAHESLPLRDAFSVLFFVSVGMLFDPDVLLEQPLHLVATLGIIIIVKSLAAFLLVLAFRYPLNTALTVSASLAQIGEFSFILAGLGVSLGLLPVEAQSLILAAAFISITLNPLIFKLVEPAQAWIRSRSGVARILERSDDPLAELPTTVTSSYVTNHVVLVGYGRVGGHIGETLRKEGVPLVVAEQNRETVEGLRKRGIHAVAGDAAEPAVLIQAHIARAAMLVIAVPDTLRARRMIETARILNPSVGIIVRTHNEEEATLLRKESGGMVFLGEHELAFSMVRHVLANFPKTDMDAEHPVHEHIKRQGLT; via the coding sequence ATGCCCCATAGTTTTACCCTGATCACTACCATTGCCGTCAGCTTCGGCCTTGCCCTGCTGATGGGGGTGATCGCCAACCGGCTGAAGTTGCCCGTCCTGGTGGGCTATCTGACCGCAGGCGTCATCATGAGCGCCAACACCCCCGGGTTCGTCGCCGATATGGAGCTTTCAGGTCAACTGGCGGAAATCGGGGTCATTTTACTGATGTTCGGGGTGGGATTGCATTTCTCGCTCAAGGATCTGTTGGCGGTGCGTCGTATCGCTTTGCCTGGCGCTCTCGTTCAGATTAGCGTCGCTACGGCCTTCGGCGCCGCTGTTGCCCTTTCCTGGGGCTGGAATCCGGCCATCAGTATCGTGTATGGCGTGTCGCTTTCGACCGCGAGCACCGTTGTATTGCTGAGAGCCCTGGAGCAGCGGGGCCTGCTCAAATCAGTCAATGGTTCGATTGCAGTGGGATGGCTGATCGTCGAAGATGTGGCCATGGTTCTTGTTCTTGTATTGCTGCCGCCGCTTGCGGACTGGTTGCGCAGCGACGTGAGTGGTGCCACAACGGATGTATCGGGCCTCAGTTTGCTGATCTCGGTGCTGTTTACCTTTGGCAAGGTGGCTATTTTCATTGCGCTGATGCTGGTGGTGGGAAGGCGCGTTTTTCCCAAATTGCTTTGGTATGTTGCCAGCACCAACTCCAATGAACTCTTCATCCTGAGCGTGATCGCCGTTGCGATAGGCATCGCCTATGGCTCGGCCATGCTCTTCGGTGTTTCGTTCGCGCTGGGGGCGTTCTTTGCCGGCATGGTGATGAGGGAGTCGGATCTCAGTCATCGCGCCGCTCATGAATCGCTGCCCCTTCGGGACGCGTTCTCGGTTTTGTTTTTTGTCTCCGTGGGAATGCTGTTCGATCCCGATGTGCTGTTAGAGCAGCCTCTTCACCTTGTCGCCACACTCGGCATCATCATCATTGTTAAATCACTCGCTGCCTTCCTGCTGGTACTCGCCTTCCGTTACCCCTTGAATACGGCGCTTACCGTATCAGCCAGTCTGGCGCAGATCGGGGAATTCTCTTTTATCCTTGCCGGTCTGGGAGTGTCGCTCGGACTCCTGCCGGTTGAAGCGCAGAGTCTCATACTCGCGGCAGCCTTCATCTCGATCACCTTGAATCCGCTGATATTCAAGCTGGTTGAACCGGCGCAGGCATGGATACGTTCCCGTTCCGGGGTGGCGCGCATCCTGGAACGTTCGGACGATCCCCTGGCGGAGTTGCCGACCACTGTCACATCAAGTTATGTTACGAACCATGTCGTGCTGGTGGGATATGGGCGCGTAGGCGGACACATCGGTGAAACGCTCAGGAAAGAGGGGGTTCCCCTAGTTGTGGCCGAGCAGAATCGGGAGACCGTCGAAGGGTTGCGCAAACGAGGCATTCACGCCGTTGCGGGAGATGCCGCGGAGCCCGCAGTGCTTATCCAGGCCCACATCGCGCGGGCTGCGATGCTGGTGATCGCGGTTCCCGATACATTGCGCGCTCGCCGAATGATCGAAACTGCACGTATACTTAACCCATCGGTCGGGATTATTGTGCGTACGCATAACGAAGAAGAGGCAACGCTACTGAGAAAGGAAAGCGGAGGAATGGTGTTCCTCGGGGAACACGAACTTGCGTTCAGCATGGTACGGCATGTGCTGGCGAACTTCCCCAAAACCGATATGGATGCCGAGCATCCGGTGCACGAACACATAAAGCGGCAAGGTTTGACTTAG
- a CDS encoding ATP-binding protein — protein sequence MIAPVEAGRQDSVSGSWVRLRRKPKSFVKLILLGFALVGLPLIVALINSAFSIDRLANQSRKAVYQAAEIAHSSRALADEIANMERAVRQTHILGDTALLEGYFRGHAGFEKIAAGLAELSLSDEQRRLLGQLKSEEAAIFEEISAVKQSPEELRKLIGNFGHLRDSARFFFSLGYALIEREVDEMQDMAGSARFTVGWQLLALIPFAILLAFFFSFRIARPIRQIEEAIRSMGQGKLHKAIRVDGPQDLVYFGERLDWMRQRLLKLEEQKTRFLQHVSHELKTPLTAMREGADLLVEGVAGKLTEEQQRVASILHSNSLQLQRRIEDLLSYSALQTEKAALVKQEVDLKKILDVVLHDQNLIIMNKGLRMDLSCPEVMLECEPQKVKVIVDNLLSNAVKFSPRGGCIRIWTSETAGVAQLDIVDAGPGVDDADREKVFEPFYQGRRVLDSHVRGTGLGLSIAREYALAHGGNIELVPLPDRGAHFRLTLPVHDVPEGSA from the coding sequence ATGATTGCCCCCGTGGAAGCCGGAAGACAGGATAGCGTAAGCGGTTCATGGGTAAGACTGCGGCGTAAGCCCAAATCCTTTGTCAAACTCATTCTGCTGGGTTTTGCTCTGGTTGGCTTGCCACTGATCGTGGCGCTCATCAATAGCGCTTTTTCCATTGACCGGTTGGCAAATCAGAGCCGGAAGGCTGTATATCAGGCGGCGGAGATTGCGCACAGCAGCCGCGCTCTTGCGGATGAAATCGCGAATATGGAGCGGGCGGTGCGCCAGACTCACATTCTGGGCGATACTGCCCTGCTGGAGGGTTATTTCCGTGGACATGCCGGATTCGAGAAAATCGCCGCGGGCCTTGCCGAACTCTCTCTCAGCGATGAGCAGAGACGATTGCTGGGACAGCTGAAATCAGAGGAGGCCGCTATTTTCGAGGAAATTTCAGCCGTTAAGCAATCACCGGAAGAGTTGCGTAAGCTGATCGGCAATTTTGGTCATCTGCGGGATTCCGCACGCTTCTTTTTCTCGCTCGGGTACGCGCTCATAGAGCGCGAAGTGGACGAAATGCAGGATATGGCGGGATCAGCGCGCTTTACCGTTGGCTGGCAACTGCTTGCACTGATTCCATTTGCCATATTACTTGCCTTCTTTTTTTCCTTCCGGATCGCCCGCCCGATTCGCCAGATTGAAGAGGCTATCCGCAGCATGGGACAGGGAAAGCTGCATAAGGCGATTCGGGTGGATGGTCCTCAGGACTTGGTTTATTTTGGCGAAAGACTGGACTGGATGAGACAGCGCCTGCTAAAGCTCGAAGAACAGAAGACGCGGTTCCTGCAGCATGTTTCTCACGAACTCAAGACCCCGCTGACAGCCATGCGGGAAGGGGCGGATTTGCTCGTGGAAGGTGTGGCGGGCAAGCTGACGGAAGAGCAGCAGCGCGTTGCCAGCATTCTTCATAGCAATAGCCTGCAGTTGCAGCGCCGCATCGAGGACTTGCTGAGTTATAGCGCCCTTCAGACCGAGAAAGCCGCACTGGTGAAACAGGAGGTGGATTTGAAGAAGATTCTGGATGTGGTATTGCACGATCAGAATCTCATCATTATGAACAAAGGCCTGCGAATGGATTTGTCTTGCCCGGAAGTGATGCTGGAGTGCGAGCCGCAAAAAGTCAAAGTGATTGTGGACAATCTTTTATCGAACGCTGTGAAATTCTCCCCCCGGGGAGGGTGCATCCGCATCTGGACAAGTGAGACAGCAGGGGTTGCGCAACTGGATATAGTGGACGCTGGACCCGGAGTGGATGATGCCGATCGGGAGAAAGTATTCGAACCGTTTTATCAAGGGCGGAGAGTGCTTGACAGTCACGTGAGGGGAACGGGCTTGGGATTGTCGATCGCCCGGGAGTATGCGCTTGCGCATGGCGGGAACATCGAGCTCGTACCGCTGCCTGACCGCGGCGCCCACTTTCGGCTCACTCTCCCCGTTCATGATGTGCCTGAAGGATCAGCATGA